From the bacterium genome, one window contains:
- a CDS encoding phosphatase PAP2 family protein has protein sequence MSFKSRFLCALGFGIFSLLFYKICQYLAPHITQPVTLGLPFEEKIPFIPLFTIFYIGCYILPPWLMLNIHEKGRMIKVLSAFMVTSLIHFTIFTFYPVQYIYRPLIASENAHGVLFTLKWIYFLDEPINNFPSMHVSFSFLSYYFVRRYLPEHKWVVGTLVLLISLSTLFVKQHYIVDVLAAALLAWLVSLMFIEKTVKIPHPDELFPKKEGTSSETGKAEAMER, from the coding sequence ATGTCTTTTAAATCGCGCTTTTTATGTGCATTGGGCTTTGGTATTTTTTCACTCTTGTTTTATAAAATCTGTCAATATTTGGCGCCACACATAACTCAACCCGTTACCCTTGGCTTGCCATTTGAAGAAAAAATTCCTTTTATTCCTCTATTTACCATCTTTTACATTGGCTGTTATATTTTACCCCCGTGGCTCATGCTCAATATCCACGAAAAAGGCCGTATGATTAAAGTACTATCAGCCTTTATGGTTACTTCGCTTATTCATTTTACTATTTTTACTTTTTATCCTGTTCAATACATATACCGTCCATTAATTGCATCCGAAAATGCACACGGAGTTTTGTTTACATTAAAATGGATTTATTTTTTGGACGAACCTATCAATAATTTTCCGTCTATGCATGTGTCATTTTCTTTTTTATCGTATTATTTTGTACGGCGTTATTTACCCGAGCACAAATGGGTAGTGGGAACACTTGTATTACTCATTTCTCTTTCCACTCTTTTTGTAAAACAACACTATATTGTAGATGTATTAGCGGCCGCTTTACTAGCATGGCTGGTAAGTTTAATGTTTATTGAAAAAACGGTTAAAATTCCTCATCCCGACGAACTTTTTCCCAAAAAGGAAGGAACATCAAGCGAAACCGGCAAAGCCGAAGCTATGGAACGATAA
- a CDS encoding sulfatase-like hydrolase/transferase: MKHVFTHAGLLVFFIIYPFFSFLSHHQYPLFRLELFVMVGLSIFLVLLVFSCFKKHPRFYLVFYYPVFLFWITISPHRIVPLSIFIYSGVLLLGCFFALLIFNKLHKILFFFAVGLLLSSLILNLTNKENIQLKNELQATLGDNDLVVYIILDEHLGVDGFPKALSSSFKRSESVSNFFTQRQFTVFTKAYSPYFYTENAIPAILNISYPTMDGFYLASEKRDIDDRSLKENYLFKYFSKKDYQISVYQPNYLDFCTDKNVDFCFRYKRNSPTTILSQNYSLPQNLSVLGSLYLYTNTIFYEFNKRFLYADFFPIRTGPLEAMPSLFSHLSADVEIYKTGKHLIFAHILAPHSPYVYNQDCTALVPSAWLDRSEFNNEGHLNSEKGYEERYNNYYHQMECTHKQLGLFLENLRAAGLYDKATIVVHGDHGSRINRAYNPYYDYNSHLTPEDLTSSFSALLAIKKPHQMQGGVDVRQNDLISILKTQLYDEVSSDKPSPVYLKQKKGKQELIAVPMVSF, encoded by the coding sequence ATGAAGCATGTTTTTACTCATGCCGGCCTACTAGTTTTTTTCATTATTTATCCATTCTTTTCATTTCTTTCGCACCATCAGTATCCTCTTTTTCGCTTAGAGCTTTTTGTAATGGTAGGGCTAAGCATTTTTTTAGTTTTGCTTGTATTTTCGTGTTTTAAGAAGCATCCCAGGTTTTATCTGGTTTTTTATTATCCTGTTTTTTTATTTTGGATTACCATTTCTCCTCATCGTATTGTTCCCCTTTCTATTTTTATTTATTCAGGAGTTTTATTGCTAGGCTGTTTTTTTGCACTTCTTATATTTAATAAGCTTCATAAGATTTTATTCTTCTTTGCTGTTGGTTTATTGCTTTCGTCTTTAATTTTAAATTTGACCAATAAAGAAAATATTCAATTAAAAAATGAGTTGCAAGCAACATTGGGTGACAATGATTTGGTTGTGTATATCATTTTAGATGAACACTTAGGAGTAGACGGTTTTCCCAAGGCTTTGTCTTCATCGTTTAAACGTAGTGAGAGCGTGAGTAATTTTTTTACCCAGAGGCAATTTACGGTATTTACCAAAGCGTATAGCCCATATTTTTATACCGAAAATGCTATACCCGCCATTTTAAATATATCATATCCCACAATGGATGGTTTTTATTTAGCCAGCGAAAAAAGAGATATAGATGATCGTTCTCTTAAGGAAAATTATCTGTTTAAATATTTTTCTAAAAAAGATTATCAGATTAGTGTTTATCAGCCCAATTATCTTGATTTTTGTACCGATAAAAATGTGGACTTTTGTTTTAGATACAAGCGTAATTCGCCTACTACTATTTTATCTCAAAATTATTCATTGCCTCAAAATTTAAGTGTGTTGGGTTCACTGTATTTGTATACCAATACAATTTTTTATGAGTTTAATAAGCGCTTTTTGTATGCTGATTTTTTTCCTATTCGTACCGGCCCCTTAGAAGCAATGCCGTCTCTCTTTTCGCATTTAAGTGCAGATGTTGAAATATATAAAACAGGAAAGCATCTGATTTTTGCACATATTTTAGCGCCTCATTCACCGTATGTTTATAATCAAGATTGCACGGCTTTAGTCCCATCGGCTTGGCTAGACAGAAGTGAGTTTAATAATGAAGGACATTTAAATTCCGAAAAGGGTTATGAAGAGCGATACAATAACTATTATCATCAAATGGAATGTACGCATAAACAGCTAGGTCTTTTTTTAGAAAATTTGCGGGCTGCGGGCTTATACGATAAGGCCACTATTGTTGTGCATGGCGACCATGGCTCAAGAATTAATCGTGCTTATAATCCATATTACGATTATAATTCTCATTTAACCCCTGAAGACTTAACAAGTTCCTTTTCTGCTTTACTCGCTATTAAAAAACCTCATCAGATGCAGGGAGGAGTAGATGTTAGGCAAAATGATTTGATTTCTATCTTAAAAACGCAATTGTATGATGAAGTGTCTTCTGATAAACCGAGTCCTGTTTATTTAAAACAAAAAAAGGGGAAGCAAGAACTTATTGCCGTACCTATGGTTTCTTTTTAA
- a CDS encoding Gfo/Idh/MocA family oxidoreductase: MNITFIGAGAMTEKHIRIIKNLGLPVTLSIASRDYQKAKNFRDKFSLDSFYASYDEAINSPKSDVLVIATPPAFHAELIKKGMAFKKHLIVEKPVFQSFTELKELGEAMLQYNNFIAVAENQHYNAFQQKIKRKLLDKRWGRPIAIEVTRFGVQKRLGWRQDSGQMPLGALHEGGVHWIHRLLDLTAVFEENPFQSVSSVHAFKPQKPLSITPFEDTVYAVSHHRSGLVGRLFHSWGLKRRLFSNVCRVVMEKGNFVFHADNLWGFSNGTQTRILKPHIKDGSGYGAMWKNFVASIDKGEKPLLKLEQIFYDFCYMDACYRSIASALPVSLDVPSFLGKSSSG; the protein is encoded by the coding sequence ATGAATATTACTTTTATAGGCGCCGGGGCTATGACCGAAAAACATATTCGTATTATCAAAAACCTGGGGCTTCCTGTTACTTTGTCTATTGCCAGCCGTGATTATCAAAAAGCTAAAAATTTTCGCGATAAATTTAGTTTGGATTCTTTTTATGCGTCGTACGATGAAGCCATAAACTCCCCAAAATCGGATGTGCTGGTGATAGCAACACCACCGGCTTTTCATGCCGAACTTATTAAAAAGGGAATGGCATTTAAAAAACATCTCATAGTTGAAAAACCCGTCTTTCAAAGTTTTACCGAGCTTAAAGAATTAGGCGAGGCCATGCTGCAATATAACAACTTTATAGCGGTGGCCGAAAATCAGCATTACAATGCCTTTCAACAAAAAATTAAAAGGAAACTTTTAGATAAGCGTTGGGGAAGGCCCATTGCTATTGAAGTGACACGCTTTGGCGTACAAAAACGTTTGGGGTGGCGGCAGGATAGTGGTCAAATGCCTTTAGGTGCTTTGCACGAAGGCGGCGTGCACTGGATTCATCGCTTGCTCGATTTAACCGCAGTGTTTGAAGAAAATCCATTTCAATCTGTTTCATCAGTGCACGCCTTTAAACCCCAAAAACCACTCTCGATTACCCCTTTTGAAGATACAGTCTATGCAGTTTCTCACCATCGTTCTGGTTTAGTGGGGCGACTTTTTCATAGTTGGGGTTTAAAGAGACGTCTTTTTTCAAATGTGTGCCGCGTGGTGATGGAAAAAGGTAACTTTGTTTTTCATGCCGATAATTTATGGGGTTTTTCAAATGGTACTCAAACTCGCATATTAAAACCGCATATAAAAGATGGATCGGGTTATGGAGCTATGTGGAAAAACTTTGTGGCAAGCATTGATAAAGGTGAAAAACCTCTTTTAAAGTTAGAGCAGATTTTTTACGATTTTTGTTATATGGATGCCTGTTATCGTTCCATAGCTTCGGCTTTGCCGGTTTCGCTTGATGTTCCTTCCTTTTTGGGAAAAAGTTCGTCGGGATGA
- a CDS encoding GAF domain-containing protein, with translation MSLFSKKAKYNYELVFRKLMSQLETLDSSSEHVEEMIRSILGIVHADSGSLFLYHDETRQFVLNKWVGEKPLHVSIEHDYEFLLYVRQIQNVLFKDEIIQENRYVDIRSSGIHYFTQIACQGVIPLMLKNRWIGILNIGKPLKEKAFDEEDRSILLLIGYWFGHHISNLTLFSQIKAQNKKLAEITELKNQLMANVTHELRTPLNGILGLTDLIYEGSDGPITEDQKRHLGMIKEAGNSLLDIVNNILSLIKVEASRGEIEIRRLDLSRMVEEVAALFEGINAANQNEFLTSVAGNTTVFGDEDQIRTVLMNLVGNAAKFTKNGRIEVTAQRSGEMVRVVVRDTGIGISEEDQHKIFEEFRQANGSITRSYGGTGLGLTIAKKIIELHGGRIWVDSILGKGAEFCFTLPIRPGKVHVQELN, from the coding sequence ATGAGCCTTTTTTCCAAAAAAGCAAAATATAATTATGAGTTGGTGTTTCGTAAACTCATGAGTCAGCTTGAAACCTTAGATTCAAGTAGCGAGCATGTAGAAGAAATGATTCGCTCTATTTTGGGAATTGTTCATGCCGATAGTGGTTCACTATTTTTATATCACGATGAAACACGTCAGTTTGTTTTAAATAAGTGGGTAGGCGAAAAACCTCTTCATGTATCCATTGAGCACGATTACGAATTTTTACTTTACGTGCGCCAAATTCAAAACGTTCTTTTTAAAGACGAAATTATCCAGGAAAATCGCTATGTCGATATACGTTCATCCGGCATTCATTATTTTACCCAAATTGCCTGCCAGGGTGTTATTCCACTCATGTTAAAGAACCGCTGGATTGGTATTTTAAATATTGGCAAGCCACTTAAAGAAAAAGCTTTTGACGAAGAAGATCGCAGTATTCTTTTATTAATAGGGTATTGGTTTGGGCATCATATTTCTAATCTCACACTCTTTAGCCAAATTAAGGCACAAAATAAAAAACTGGCCGAAATTACCGAGCTTAAAAACCAGCTGATGGCCAATGTAACGCACGAGTTACGAACACCATTAAATGGCATTTTGGGTTTAACCGATCTTATTTACGAGGGTAGCGATGGTCCTATTACCGAAGATCAAAAACGTCATTTGGGAATGATAAAAGAGGCCGGTAATTCTCTGCTGGATATTGTTAATAATATACTCTCGCTTATTAAAGTGGAAGCCAGCCGCGGTGAAATTGAGATCCGCCGTTTAGATTTATCGCGCATGGTAGAAGAAGTGGCGGCCTTGTTTGAAGGAATTAATGCTGCCAATCAAAATGAATTTTTAACCTCGGTTGCTGGTAATACCACGGTATTTGGTGATGAAGATCAAATTAGAACAGTGCTGATGAATTTAGTGGGGAATGCCGCCAAGTTTACTAAAAACGGCCGCATTGAAGTAACCGCCCAGCGTAGTGGCGAAATGGTACGAGTTGTGGTTCGCGATACCGGCATTGGTATTTCGGAAGAAGACCAACACAAAATTTTTGAAGAATTTCGTCAGGCTAACGGCAGTATCACGCGTTCGTACGGCGGCACAGGTTTGGGGCTTACCATTGCTAAAAAAATCATCGAACTCCACGGCGGCCGTATTTGGGTAGATTCTATTTTAGGAAAGGGTGCCGAGTTTTGCTTTACGCTTCCCATCCGTCCTGGCAAGGTGCATGTGCAGGAATTAAACTAA
- a CDS encoding glycosyltransferase family 4 protein: MAKILVLNYEFPPVGGGGGRVCQEICSGLAARGHNIHLHTTWFKGLLKTETDSGYTIHRSFTFRRYADRCRVWEMALYIICSVIPVLLLVRRFKPQVIHAHFAVPTGVLAWIVSLCTGIPYVLTAHLGDVPGGVPEQTDGLFKKLNFVIRLIWKRAKGVTAVSGFVATLAKKAYQVPVHIIHNGLNFSGLPAQSAPVASPVRLLFVGRFNPQKNLPFLVHILKDIRSTNWEAHFVGEGPDFTQVKGLIEKFSLKNKITLHGWQNPQDIKKMMASSDVLLIPSLSEGLPMVGVESLGYGLCIFGSNIDGLTDVLEDGVNGVACPLGNLSLFAQKLDELLDVQNGKLMSMKKASLLKRDLFSMSHIIDAYEKALGV; this comes from the coding sequence ATGGCTAAAATTTTAGTACTTAACTATGAATTTCCTCCGGTGGGTGGCGGTGGAGGGCGTGTGTGCCAGGAGATTTGTTCTGGATTGGCGGCACGCGGGCATAATATCCATCTTCATACCACATGGTTTAAAGGTCTTTTAAAAACTGAAACTGATTCAGGCTATACCATTCATCGCAGTTTTACCTTTAGGCGTTATGCAGATCGTTGTCGTGTATGGGAAATGGCTTTGTATATAATATGTAGCGTTATTCCGGTATTACTACTGGTGCGTCGTTTTAAGCCACAAGTTATTCATGCTCATTTTGCGGTTCCTACTGGTGTATTAGCTTGGATTGTTTCGCTGTGCACGGGCATTCCCTATGTGCTCACGGCTCATTTGGGAGATGTGCCAGGAGGAGTGCCTGAACAAACGGATGGATTATTTAAAAAGTTAAATTTTGTCATTCGTCTTATTTGGAAGCGGGCCAAGGGCGTGACAGCTGTAAGTGGTTTTGTGGCCACCCTTGCTAAAAAGGCCTATCAGGTTCCGGTACACATTATACATAATGGCCTCAATTTTAGCGGGCTACCGGCTCAGTCAGCTCCTGTAGCGTCACCTGTTCGTCTTTTGTTTGTTGGACGTTTTAATCCTCAAAAAAACTTGCCTTTTTTAGTTCATATTTTAAAGGATATTCGTTCTACAAATTGGGAGGCTCATTTTGTTGGGGAGGGCCCTGATTTTACCCAGGTAAAAGGTTTGATTGAGAAATTTTCCCTTAAAAATAAAATTACACTCCATGGTTGGCAAAATCCTCAGGATATTAAAAAAATGATGGCCTCTTCTGATGTGTTGCTCATTCCTTCTCTCTCGGAGGGACTGCCCATGGTAGGGGTAGAGTCTTTAGGTTATGGCTTATGTATTTTTGGGAGCAATATTGACGGATTAACAGATGTGCTTGAAGATGGAGTAAATGGAGTCGCTTGTCCCTTGGGCAATCTTTCTTTGTTTGCACAAAAATTAGACGAGCTTTTGGATGTTCAAAACGGTAAACTGATGTCCATGAAAAAGGCCTCCTTATTAAAAAGAGATTTGTTCAGCATGTCTCACATTATTGACGCGTACGAAAAAGCTTTAGGAGTCTAG
- a CDS encoding GMC family oxidoreductase produces MTFKQYEADTVVIGAGVGGVMAAYKRHQKGERVILVDRGIRLGPQQVRDIFDSQSFMSGASDVSKIKIDIYKKSKITKKEYPEVFGGLARFYAGVSLRMREREFDKWPVSYADTEPYYMEAERLLQVSGLTGHDPTEPPRSGPYPLKLPPMSELSQKLMGGAQKMGLKPFMHPFAINFSKNCVRCNYCNQVPCAYGAKWNPDDFIKDYENESLMCHAQTDALSLVFEKEKAILLKAKRGDEDVEYRARNFIVAGGAVFSPLFLSGSNLPYASPHLGRSFMTHCLGLVVGVFPFKISKEDDFHKWFSVSDYYFEPNGDVCGLIEQDHLTTRKTIYKKIPTWLHSTLDRFYYNTCQLLVVAEDEPSFENRIEKDGNRVKITQVFSKKDEERRSFLMKRAKEIMKAAGSIFSFGLKGESFFHACGTCKMGTNPTNSVVNKNGLLWGAHNVYVCDASIFPTSSGVNPSLTIAAQALRIADKIGEVL; encoded by the coding sequence ATGACTTTTAAACAATATGAGGCCGATACTGTGGTTATAGGTGCCGGTGTGGGCGGAGTGATGGCTGCTTACAAAAGACACCAAAAAGGTGAAAGGGTGATTCTTGTAGATAGAGGTATTCGCCTCGGTCCTCAGCAGGTAAGAGATATATTTGACTCTCAGAGTTTTATGTCCGGGGCATCGGATGTTTCTAAAATTAAAATTGATATTTATAAAAAGTCAAAAATAACCAAAAAAGAGTATCCTGAAGTATTTGGTGGGTTGGCACGGTTTTATGCCGGTGTTTCTCTTCGTATGCGTGAGAGGGAATTTGACAAATGGCCTGTATCGTACGCTGATACCGAACCTTATTACATGGAAGCTGAAAGGTTATTGCAGGTATCAGGATTAACGGGTCATGATCCTACCGAACCCCCGCGAAGTGGACCTTATCCTTTAAAATTACCACCCATGAGTGAGCTTTCTCAAAAGCTTATGGGGGGCGCTCAAAAAATGGGGCTTAAGCCTTTCATGCATCCATTTGCGATTAACTTTTCAAAAAACTGCGTGCGATGTAATTATTGTAATCAGGTTCCTTGTGCTTACGGGGCCAAATGGAATCCGGATGATTTTATTAAAGACTATGAAAATGAAAGTTTAATGTGTCATGCGCAAACTGATGCGTTATCTCTTGTTTTTGAAAAAGAAAAAGCCATTTTGTTAAAAGCCAAAAGGGGTGACGAGGATGTAGAATACCGTGCAAGAAATTTTATAGTTGCGGGCGGGGCTGTTTTTTCACCTCTTTTTTTATCGGGATCTAACTTACCCTATGCAAGTCCTCATTTAGGCCGATCGTTTATGACGCATTGTTTGGGTTTGGTAGTGGGAGTATTTCCTTTTAAGATTAGCAAAGAAGATGATTTTCATAAATGGTTTTCGGTGAGCGATTATTATTTTGAGCCTAACGGTGATGTTTGTGGTTTAATTGAGCAAGATCACCTGACAACACGTAAAACCATCTATAAAAAAATTCCTACTTGGCTTCATTCTACATTAGATCGTTTTTATTATAATACTTGCCAATTGTTGGTGGTAGCCGAAGATGAACCCTCGTTTGAAAACAGGATTGAGAAAGATGGTAATCGTGTTAAGATCACTCAGGTATTTTCTAAAAAGGATGAAGAACGTCGTTCTTTTTTAATGAAGCGTGCCAAAGAAATAATGAAAGCGGCGGGTTCCATATTTTCTTTTGGGCTTAAAGGGGAGTCGTTTTTTCATGCCTGTGGAACATGTAAAATGGGGACCAATCCAACTAATTCGGTAGTTAATAAAAATGGGCTTTTGTGGGGCGCTCACAATGTTTATGTGTGTGACGCTTCTATTTTTCCTACATCTAGCGGGGTAAATCCAAGTCTTACTATTGCGGCGCAAGCTTTGCGTATTGCTGATAAGATAGGGGAAGTTTTATGA
- the galE gene encoding UDP-glucose 4-epimerase GalE, with protein MKTILVTGGAGYIGSHIVKKLISQQYQVVVLDNFYSGHRQYVDSQAVIVEGNTGNRKILDDIFEKNSIHALIHMAAHIEVGESVENPFKYYTNNTLNSLNVIKASIDHKIPKIIFSSTAAVYGMPKVNQVDEKTPLLPINPYGHSKLMTEQMLQDLAAYSQTKYIILRYFNVAGAAVDGSIGQATPRATHLIKVCCEAACGKRKSVTILGTDYPTPDGTGVRDYIHVDDLASAHIQSLAYLDNHPSDIFNCGYGTGYSVHDIINTIKKISGVDFKVIEGDRRAGDPPSLTANNSKITSQMAWKPQYNQLETICRTAYEWERKLL; from the coding sequence ATGAAAACAATTTTGGTGACAGGTGGAGCGGGATACATTGGCTCACATATTGTAAAAAAATTAATTTCACAACAATATCAGGTGGTGGTGCTTGATAATTTTTATTCGGGTCATCGGCAATATGTAGATTCTCAGGCCGTAATTGTAGAGGGTAATACGGGTAACAGAAAAATATTGGATGATATTTTTGAAAAAAATTCTATCCATGCGCTTATCCATATGGCGGCGCATATTGAAGTAGGGGAATCGGTAGAAAATCCTTTTAAATATTATACCAACAATACGCTTAATTCTTTAAATGTTATAAAAGCGTCTATTGATCATAAGATTCCTAAAATAATTTTTTCATCTACTGCTGCGGTGTATGGAATGCCCAAGGTAAATCAGGTTGACGAGAAAACGCCACTTTTACCTATAAATCCTTATGGCCATTCTAAATTAATGACCGAGCAAATGTTACAAGATTTAGCTGCTTATTCTCAAACTAAGTATATTATTTTGCGCTATTTTAACGTAGCTGGTGCTGCGGTAGATGGCTCCATAGGTCAGGCTACTCCTCGGGCCACGCATCTCATCAAAGTATGTTGCGAGGCGGCATGTGGTAAGAGAAAGTCGGTTACTATTTTGGGTACCGACTATCCTACGCCCGATGGTACCGGTGTGCGCGATTATATCCATGTAGATGATTTAGCCAGTGCCCATATTCAATCTCTTGCTTATTTAGATAACCACCCCTCCGACATTTTTAACTGTGGTTATGGCACGGGTTATTCGGTACACGATATCATTAATACAATCAAAAAAATTAGTGGTGTTGATTTTAAAGTAATAGAAGGCGATCGCCGCGCTGGTGATCCGCCCAGTTTAACGGCCAATAATTCTAAAATAACTTCTCAAATGGCTTGGAAGCCTCAGTATAACCAGCTCGAAACCATCTGCCGTACTGCTTATGAGTGGGAGAGAAAGCTGCTTTAG
- a CDS encoding class I SAM-dependent methyltransferase: MTITLESSFRDPSGFVFEQNGQIFRQVNPVYKIHYDHLLSSGLAQDLISKNCLIPFIESPDLSKEGAYKILKAEKIPFISYPYEWSFSQLKDAALLTLKIALASIQKGMILKDATAYNIQFYKGKPILIDLLSFEKYEEGTPWVAYKQFCQHFLAPLALMARVDIRLVSLLKNYIDGIPLDLASQLLPFSTKFSFAYLTHIHWHAKTQAKYSDAQTKVVRKLPKNSLVAMLSHLQDFIKSLEWTPQGTEWADYYSDTNYTSGDHEEKKKIILDCVGSTAYTQAWDLGANTGLFSRVLAEKGIPVISFDIDPACIEKNYRQCKKENRDNILPLFSDLTNPSPGLGWAHSERDSMMGRGPAPLVMALALIHHLALSNNVPLHKVASFFGSISQNLIIEFVPKEDSQVKRLLATREDIFPHYNESGFEEAFGSYFSLIKKQKVGSSHRTLYFFKKI; encoded by the coding sequence ATGACTATTACTTTAGAGAGTTCATTTCGTGATCCTTCCGGTTTTGTATTTGAACAAAACGGCCAAATATTTAGGCAGGTAAATCCTGTTTATAAAATTCATTACGATCATTTGTTGTCTTCTGGTCTCGCTCAAGATCTTATTTCAAAAAATTGTCTTATTCCCTTTATTGAAAGCCCAGATTTAAGCAAGGAAGGGGCCTATAAAATTTTAAAAGCCGAAAAAATTCCCTTTATTTCCTATCCCTACGAATGGAGTTTTTCCCAGCTTAAGGATGCGGCATTGTTAACACTAAAAATTGCATTGGCTTCCATTCAAAAAGGAATGATTTTAAAAGATGCCACAGCCTATAATATTCAGTTTTACAAAGGTAAGCCCATTCTTATCGATTTATTATCGTTTGAAAAATATGAAGAAGGAACTCCCTGGGTAGCCTACAAACAGTTTTGCCAACATTTTTTAGCGCCTCTAGCATTAATGGCCCGTGTGGATATTCGTTTGGTGTCACTGCTTAAAAATTATATTGATGGCATTCCGCTCGATTTGGCCTCACAGCTCTTGCCGTTTTCCACTAAATTTTCGTTTGCTTACCTAACGCATATTCATTGGCATGCTAAAACACAGGCAAAGTATTCGGATGCGCAAACCAAGGTGGTGCGTAAATTGCCCAAAAATTCTTTAGTAGCCATGCTGTCACATCTTCAGGATTTTATTAAAAGCCTTGAATGGACACCCCAGGGTACCGAGTGGGCCGACTATTACAGCGATACCAATTATACTTCCGGCGATCATGAGGAGAAAAAGAAGATTATTTTAGATTGTGTGGGGAGTACTGCTTATACACAAGCCTGGGATTTGGGTGCTAACACTGGGTTATTTAGCCGTGTTTTGGCCGAAAAAGGAATTCCTGTTATCTCGTTTGATATTGATCCGGCCTGTATAGAAAAAAACTACCGTCAGTGTAAAAAAGAAAATCGCGATAATATTTTACCGCTCTTTTCCGATTTAACAAATCCAAGTCCGGGTTTGGGTTGGGCACATTCCGAGCGTGATTCCATGATGGGAAGAGGGCCTGCGCCTTTAGTTATGGCGCTAGCCCTTATTCATCATTTGGCACTATCTAACAATGTGCCTCTTCATAAAGTAGCGTCCTTTTTTGGATCTATTTCCCAAAATCTTATTATTGAGTTTGTGCCTAAAGAAGATTCACAGGTTAAGCGTTTACTGGCTACTCGTGAAGATATTTTTCCGCATTATAACGAATCTGGATTTGAAGAAGCGTTTGGATCCTATTTTTCTCTTATTAAAAAACAAAAAGTAGGCAGTAGTCACCGTACTCTTTATTTCTTTAAAAAAATATAA
- the ubiA gene encoding putative 4-hydroxybenzoate polyprenyltransferase encodes MEALATKIKHTLEMIKFSHSVFALPWALSSMLYAAHGFPSFKLFILIVLAMVTARNAAMGFNRVVDAKMDAENPRTQIRHLPKGLLKTNFVIGFVVVNAVFFIIISKYINNLCFILSPFTLIILFFYSLTKRFTHYTQIFLGLALGLSPLGAWIAVKAQFDLFPALLGLSVLFWVAGFDLIYAAQDYVFDVDKGVYSLVVKWGIEKSLFIARLFHALEIATLVFIGWNFHLSFIYFITIAIMAIFLAYEHSLISPKDLSKLDMAFFTVNGWIGFIFLAGTVAEVLLSKS; translated from the coding sequence ATGGAAGCTTTAGCCACCAAAATTAAACATACACTTGAGATGATTAAATTTTCACACTCGGTGTTTGCCCTGCCCTGGGCTTTAAGCAGCATGCTATACGCGGCACACGGTTTTCCTTCCTTTAAGCTTTTTATCTTAATTGTGCTGGCCATGGTTACCGCTCGAAACGCCGCCATGGGCTTTAATAGGGTGGTAGATGCTAAAATGGATGCCGAAAATCCCCGGACTCAAATTAGACATCTTCCAAAAGGACTTTTAAAAACCAATTTTGTCATTGGATTTGTAGTTGTTAATGCTGTATTTTTTATAATAATATCTAAATATATCAATAATTTATGCTTTATATTATCACCTTTTACTTTAATAATACTTTTTTTCTATTCGCTCACTAAACGCTTCACCCATTACACGCAAATTTTTTTGGGTCTTGCTCTGGGACTTTCCCCTTTGGGAGCCTGGATTGCGGTGAAAGCGCAGTTTGATCTTTTTCCCGCCCTCCTCGGCTTATCCGTTTTATTTTGGGTGGCCGGCTTTGACCTCATCTACGCAGCACAAGATTATGTGTTTGATGTGGATAAGGGCGTTTATTCCCTCGTGGTTAAATGGGGAATAGAAAAATCCCTCTTCATCGCCCGTCTCTTTCACGCGTTAGAAATTGCCACTCTCGTTTTTATAGGCTGGAATTTCCATTTAAGCTTCATCTACTTTATTACTATAGCCATCATGGCTATTTTCTTAGCGTACGAACATAGCCTTATTAGCCCCAAAGATTTATCTAAGCTAGATATGGCATTTTTTACAGTAAATGGATGGATTGGTTTTATCTTTTTAGCCGGAACGGTGGCCGAAGTTCTTTTAAGTAAAAGTTAG